One segment of Ignavibacteria bacterium DNA contains the following:
- the rpsN gene encoding 30S ribosomal protein S14, protein MAKTSVIARNKKRIRLAAKYAAKRAELKAAGDMVGLQKLPRNSSPTRVRSRCLITGRGKGVYRKFGLCRNMFRLLALEGKIPGMRKASW, encoded by the coding sequence ATGGCCAAGACATCAGTCATCGCGCGCAATAAAAAGCGCATCCGCCTGGCAGCTAAGTACGCCGCAAAGCGTGCAGAGCTCAAGGCAGCCGGCGACATGGTGGGGCTTCAAAAGCTCCCACGCAACAGTTCGCCTACACGTGTCCGCAGTCGTTGCCTTATCACAGGCCGCGGCAAGGGCGTCTACCGCAAATTCGGCCTGTGCCGAAACATGTTCCGTCTTCTTGCCCTCGAAGGCAAGATTCCAGGCATGCGCAAGGCAAGCTGGTAA
- the rplE gene encoding 50S ribosomal protein L5, with protein sequence MAKTTPPKREQFKPDGPRLEDIQDVKVPARLHAFYKDQVVPALMKRFNYGSVMEVPRIEKIAINIGVGAATQDAKQLQAAVNELELIVGQRPAVSRARKSIANFKLREGMPIGARVTLRRAHLYEFLDRFINIAAPRIRDFRGFSDKSFDGRGNYTIGVKEQIIFPEIDVDKVSRINGMDITFVTSAKTDEEAQALLQEFGFPFRKRD encoded by the coding sequence ATGGCAAAAACCACACCGCCGAAGAGGGAGCAATTCAAGCCAGACGGCCCACGTCTTGAAGACATTCAAGATGTAAAGGTCCCGGCTCGTCTTCATGCCTTCTACAAGGATCAGGTAGTACCGGCTCTCATGAAGCGCTTCAATTACGGAAGTGTCATGGAAGTACCGCGCATTGAGAAGATCGCGATCAACATCGGTGTTGGCGCTGCTACTCAGGATGCGAAGCAACTTCAAGCCGCCGTGAATGAACTTGAGTTGATCGTTGGTCAGCGTCCAGCGGTATCCCGCGCTCGCAAGTCCATCGCCAACTTCAAGCTTCGCGAAGGCATGCCGATCGGTGCACGCGTAACGCTTCGTCGTGCACACCTTTATGAATTCCTCGATCGTTTCATCAACATCGCTGCTCCGCGTATCCGTGACTTCCGCGGTTTCTCGGACAAGAGCTTCGATGGACGTGGTAACTACACGATCGGCGTGAAGGAACAGATCATCTTCCCGGAAATTGACGTCGATAAGGTGTCAAGGATCAACGGAATGGACATCACCTTCGTCACGTCCGCAAAGACAGACGAAGAGGCGCAAGCCTTGCTTCAAGAGTTTGGTTTCCCGTTCCGCAAACGCGACTAA
- the rplN gene encoding 50S ribosomal protein L14 yields MIQEESNLVVADNSGARKLRCIRVLGGHGKRYATVGDIVVCSVKAALPAGAVKKGEVVKAVIVRTKKEIRRRDGSYIRFDENAAVVINNNNDPRGTRIFGPVARELRDRSFMKIISLAPEVL; encoded by the coding sequence ATGATTCAAGAAGAATCAAATCTCGTGGTAGCTGACAACTCGGGTGCGCGCAAGCTGCGTTGCATTCGTGTTCTAGGCGGACACGGTAAGCGCTACGCAACGGTAGGTGATATCGTTGTGTGCTCGGTGAAGGCTGCATTGCCTGCCGGCGCTGTGAAGAAGGGCGAAGTGGTGAAAGCTGTTATCGTTCGTACGAAGAAGGAAATACGTCGCCGTGATGGTTCGTATATCCGATTCGACGAGAATGCAGCTGTCGTCATCAACAACAACAACGATCCTCGCGGGACGCGCATCTTCGGGCCAGTGGCTCGTGAACTTCGCGATCGCTCGTTCATGAAGATCATTTCCCTCGCACCCGAGGTGCTCTGA
- the rpsH gene encoding 30S ribosomal protein S8, with amino-acid sequence MPVTDTIADFITRIRNASAAKHKTVDVPASKLKVAIAEILKDQGFILDFESVEDNKQGVLTLKLRYHYGQPVIREVHRVSKPGRRIYAPADKLPRVRNGLGVAIISTPRGVMTDKQARRENVGGEVLCTIW; translated from the coding sequence ATGCCAGTCACAGATACCATCGCCGATTTCATCACACGCATCCGCAACGCGTCGGCCGCTAAGCACAAAACAGTTGATGTGCCAGCGTCGAAGCTCAAAGTGGCTATAGCCGAGATCCTCAAGGATCAAGGCTTCATTTTGGACTTCGAAAGCGTTGAGGACAACAAGCAGGGTGTTCTCACCCTCAAGCTGCGCTATCACTACGGCCAACCGGTCATTCGTGAGGTACACCGCGTAAGTAAGCCAGGACGTCGCATTTATGCGCCGGCTGACAAGCTTCCGCGAGTACGCAACGGACTCGGTGTTGCCATTATCTCCACACCTCGTGGAGTGATGACCGACAAGCAGGCACGCCGCGAGAACGTGGGTGGTGAAGTGCTTTGCACAATCTGGTAA
- the rplX gene encoding 50S ribosomal protein L24, whose translation MKLKIKKGDTVIVIAGNNKGAKGRVLMVYPTTMQVLVEGVNLRSKAVRPSPKHPNGGIVKMEAPVHFSNVQLVDKNGKPTRVTRVRTVSGDKTIVKRIAKTTQEEL comes from the coding sequence ATGAAGCTAAAGATCAAAAAGGGCGACACGGTCATCGTGATCGCAGGAAACAATAAAGGGGCTAAGGGCCGTGTGCTCATGGTGTACCCAACTACAATGCAAGTCCTTGTTGAAGGTGTGAATCTCCGCTCCAAAGCGGTTCGCCCATCACCGAAGCATCCGAACGGTGGCATTGTGAAGATGGAAGCACCTGTACACTTCTCAAATGTCCAGCTTGTTGACAAGAACGGTAAGCCAACGCGTGTAACGCGTGTGCGTACGGTATCGGGTGACAAGACGATCGTCAAGCGTATTGCGAAGACGACACAAGAAGAACTCTAA